The following proteins are co-located in the Pseudomonas synxantha genome:
- a CDS encoding fimbria/pilus chaperone family protein produces the protein MLPETTVVVLYEEDGEATINIKNTDEGPALLHSVVENVPEDLEPLLIVTPPITRVEAGETQLVRFISTLKEPLKTQRLKRISFEGIPQARVAGGATIGITLRQNLPLILHPRGLPRHHTPWELLKWKRTGQQLVVHNNSAYVVRLAPDVQLLPNDILATLPRTYILPGEVLVAKVDVALDGAAEVQIQPATVYGFSVDSYRAPINTDEG, from the coding sequence CGGAAACAACAGTGGTGGTGCTATATGAAGAAGACGGCGAAGCCACGATCAATATCAAGAATACTGATGAGGGACCGGCGCTGCTTCATTCAGTTGTTGAAAACGTGCCTGAGGACCTGGAGCCGCTACTGATTGTCACACCGCCTATCACTCGAGTGGAGGCAGGGGAGACCCAACTGGTGCGCTTCATCAGTACCTTGAAGGAGCCGCTCAAGACCCAACGGCTCAAGCGTATCTCCTTCGAGGGCATCCCTCAGGCTCGGGTCGCCGGTGGTGCGACCATCGGCATTACCCTGCGTCAGAATTTGCCGCTGATCCTGCATCCGCGGGGGCTGCCGCGGCACCACACGCCTTGGGAGTTGCTGAAGTGGAAGCGTACGGGACAACAACTGGTCGTCCATAACAATAGCGCCTATGTCGTGCGCCTGGCGCCGGATGTGCAACTGCTGCCAAACGATATCTTGGCCACGTTGCCGCGCACCTACATCTTGCCGGGCGAGGTGCTGGTGGCGAAGGTTGACGTAGCCTTGGACGGCGCCGCTGAAGTTCAGATTCAGCCAGCTACGGTCTATGGGTTTTCGGTCGATAGCTACCGGGCTCCGATCAACACCGATGAGGGTTGA